One Spinacia oleracea cultivar Varoflay chromosome 4, BTI_SOV_V1, whole genome shotgun sequence DNA segment encodes these proteins:
- the LOC110791442 gene encoding 26S proteasome non-ATPase regulatory subunit 11 homolog, translating to MATFLPATTDSLAQALEASSTADSILILQRLLADPSSSPDALRIKEQAITKLTDYLRQENKAEDLRILLTQLRSYFSLIPKAKTAKIVRVIIDTVAKIPNSTELQISLCKDMIQWTRDEKRTFLRQRVEARLAALLMETKEFPEALSLLSGLIKEVRRLDDKLLLVDIELLESKLHFSLRNLPKAKAALTAARTAANAIYVPPAQQGTIDLQSGILHAEEKDYKTGYSYFYEAFEAFNALEDPRAVYSLKYMLLCKVMVNQADDVAGIISSKAGLQYLGPDLDAMKAIADAYSKRSLKLFEASLVNFKAQLQEDPIIHRHLSSLYDTLLEQNLCRLIEPFSKVEISHIAELIELPVDHVERKLSQMILDKKFAGTLDQGAGCLIIFDDHKTEDIYEATLDTISNVAKVVDSLFVRSAKIMA from the coding sequence ATGGCCACTTTTCTGCCTGCGACCACGGACTCCCTTGCACAGGCTCTAGAAGCAAGTAGCACTGCAGACTCCATCTTAATTCTGCAGAGATTACTTGCAGATCCTTCTTCTTCGCCTGATGCTTTGCGCATAAAGGAACAGGCAATCACAAAGCTCACTGATTATCTCAGGCAAGAAAACAAGGCTGAAGATCTTCGGATTCTTCTGACCCAGTTGAGGTCCTACTTTTCCTTGATCCCCAAAGCTAAAACTGCGAAAATAGTGCGTGTAATCATCGATACGGTGGCTAAAATACCTAATTCAACCGAACTCCAGATCTCCCTTTGCAAAGATATGATACAGTGGACTCGTGATGAGAAGAGAACTTTCCTTCGCCAACGGGTTGAGGCCCGACTTGCTGCTTTGTTAATGGAGACCAAGGAGTTTCCCGAAGCATTGTCTCTCCTCTCAGGTCTGATAAAAGAGGTAAGAAGATTAGATGACAAACTTCTCTTAGTAGACATTGAGTTATTAGAGAGCAAACTTCATTTCTCTTTGAGAAACCTCCCGAAAGCCAAGGCTGCCCTAACTGCAGCTAGAACAGCAGCCAACGCCATATACGTGCCGCCAGCTCAGCAGGGGACAATCGACCTGCAAAGTGGGATACTTCATGCCGAGGAAAAAGACTATAAAACTGGATACAGTTACTTCTATGAAGCTTTTGAGGCCTTCAATGCTCTTGAAGATCCAAGAGCAGTATACAGTCTGAAATACATGCTTTTGTGCAAAGTCATGGTGAATCAAGCTGATGATGTTGCTGGAATCATATCTTCGAAAGCAGGGTTGCAGTACTTAGGCCCGGATCTTGATGCCATGAAAGCTATTGCTGATGCTTATTCGAAGCGTTCTCTGAAACTCTTTGAGGCTTCATTAGTGAACTTTAAGGCTCAATTGCAAGAAGATCCGATTATTCACAGGCATTTATCATCTTTATATGATACTCTGTTGGAGCAGAATCTTTGCAGATTGATTGAGCCGTTTTCAAAGGTTGAGATCTCCCACATTGCAGAACTGATCGAACTCCCCGTTGATCACGTGGAGAGGAAATTGTCTCAGATGATTTTGGATAAGAAATTTGCAGGGACTCTTGATCAAGGTGCAGGTTGCCTCATTATCTTTGATGATCACAAAACTGAGGATATATATGAAGCTACACTGGATACCATTTCGAATGTTGCGAAGGTTGTTGATAGCCTCTTTGTCAGATCTGCTAAGATTATGGCTTAA